Part of the Sodalinema gerasimenkoae IPPAS B-353 genome is shown below.
CGGTTAGGGGAGCGACTGTCTGATTTAGACTGGGCCCTACGAACTCCGACGTCAACGGAACATGGGGCATCACTCCTATTGGGCAGGGCTAAGGTGTTTGAGATGTCTCCGGTGACGGCAAATGTGCGAGTCTCGGAGACAGTCTGGCAAATTGCTGGGATTCCTGCTCAAGGATGGCCGCGGCAGTCGCCCCTACAGCCTTGGATTCGTACCCTAGGCACCACGATGACCGTGGGAACAATGCTGTTGCTGGGTGGGGGCCTACATCGCCATAAACGGCAGTTTGAGACAACCCAAGCCATTTTAGCCCGATTGAATGCCCAGGAGCACCAATACCGCTGTATGGCCGATAGCACGCCGGTGATTCTGCTGCAATTGGATCGGCGGGGGGTTCCTCATTTTGCCAATCTCTATAGTCAGAATTTTTTGGGCTATGATTTCCCGACGTTGGAGGAAATGCCCCTAGCGAAACGCTTGGCGAGTCCTGGATTGGCGGGGTTAATGGAGGAGGCGACCCAGAGTCACACGGTGGCAGTGTCTCGGGTTGTCCCCATTCGCCGCCGCAATGGGGAACAGGTCTGGGTGAATTGGCATGTGTGTTTGTTGGGGGATCATTCGGGGAACTCTCCGGGGTTGCTCTGTATTGGCTATGATGTGAGCGATCGCCAGGGGATTCAGAGCCGTTTGCTTAAGCTACAGGGTCAGTTGCGGCGCCTGTTTACTCTGATGGGCGATCGCCTGGCGTTGGTGAATGCCCAAGGCCAGTATTGCCAGGATTATCGCCATGAAAGTTCTTCCCCAGAGTCGTCAGGGTCGGGGGGGAGTCTCAAGGAGAGTTTTGGGGAGGTTGAGGCGGAACAGATATTAGGGGTGGTTCGACGGGCGATCGCCCAGCCGTCCCAAGAAAGCTGTTTTTGTCTGAATCTGGAGACCCCGGAGAGTGCCTCAGACGAGACCTCCGGCTCTCGTTGCTTGTTGGTGACGGTGTTCCCCTTTCTAGAGGATTGTGCCTTAGTGTTGATGGAGGATATCACGGAACAACGGGATCTCAAACGTCGCTTGCAAGGCACACAACAGGAGTTAGAAGACCGAGTGCGCGATCGCGCTGGCAAACTCTATAAAACCAATAAACAGCTTCAACAAGAAGTGGTGGAGCGGATGCAAATTGAGGAGGCTTTGCGTTTGAGTGAAGAGCGCGAACGGGATAAGGCGAAGCAACTCGAAGCCACGATCCAACAACTCAAGTGTACTCAAGCCCAATTGGTGCAGACTGAGAAGATGTCCAGTTTGGGGCAGTTAGCCGCTGGCATGGCCCATGAAATTAACAATCCAGTCAACTTTATTTATGGCAATCTTACCCCAGTCCGAGACTATCTCGGCGATCTCCTAGAACTGCTCCGTCGCTATCAAGAGCATTATCCTCAACCTCCTGAGGCGATCGCCACCTGGCAGGAGGAAATTGATGTGCAATTTCTCCAGGACGATTTATTTAAAATTCT
Proteins encoded:
- a CDS encoding ATP-binding protein, producing the protein MKPSPLSIPWVTLSTGVVLGLAVLWMDRVESRRFQNQSRQSVLQQLNTVRTLLEGQLETHRILADSLGHQALVESPQPSQRWSALQGQLQENYPAITEVVWRPMLIPPEMESAIPWVPETHSLQSLGQIQLQVPIRSPGPEGDSLALGEVHLLVDLERLVEESRLGERLSDLDWALRTPTSTEHGASLLLGRAKVFEMSPVTANVRVSETVWQIAGIPAQGWPRQSPLQPWIRTLGTTMTVGTMLLLGGGLHRHKRQFETTQAILARLNAQEHQYRCMADSTPVILLQLDRRGVPHFANLYSQNFLGYDFPTLEEMPLAKRLASPGLAGLMEEATQSHTVAVSRVVPIRRRNGEQVWVNWHVCLLGDHSGNSPGLLCIGYDVSDRQGIQSRLLKLQGQLRRLFTLMGDRLALVNAQGQYCQDYRHESSSPESSGSGGSLKESFGEVEAEQILGVVRRAIAQPSQESCFCLNLETPESASDETSGSRCLLVTVFPFLEDCALVLMEDITEQRDLKRRLQGTQQELEDRVRDRAGKLYKTNKQLQQEVVERMQIEEALRLSEERERDKAKQLEATIQQLKCTQAQLVQTEKMSSLGQLAAGMAHEINNPVNFIYGNLTPVRDYLGDLLELLRRYQEHYPQPPEAIATWQEEIDVQFLQDDLFKILQSMEVGVERIHAIITSLKNFARLDEMGMKSVNLHEGIDSTVMVLQNRLRGHGKRPDISLVKQYGNIPNVTCYASQINQVLMNVLDNAIDAIQERLKQQPDPPPEIRISTRCLSEDGISIILEDNGTGIPDTVQGQVFNPFFTTKVVGTGTGLGLSIAYQVIHETHGGRINITSQPGQTQFEIQLPHKLIPHHQT